From one Gallionella capsiferriformans ES-2 genomic stretch:
- a CDS encoding uroporphyrinogen-III synthase produces the protein MAKGELAGLKVLVTRPRDQAFTLAQAIGQQGGTAVLFPMLEIAPVPDLLRLQEQVSHVEQANLAIFISPNAVKYGMAATGGKVPARVATVGEGSAKALRALGIAHVIVPVERFDSEGLLARPELQNIDGWHVMIFRGDGGRELLGDTLRERGARVEYVTCYLRCKPQCPVSELAGVDLITVTSSEALNHLSQMIVDSKEVFDRPLFVIHPRIAELAKRLGWSKVHLTESGDDGLLAGLQAWAKSGVQA, from the coding sequence ATGGCTAAGGGTGAGCTGGCCGGTTTGAAAGTGCTGGTGACGCGTCCGCGTGATCAGGCTTTTACGCTGGCTCAGGCGATCGGACAGCAGGGCGGCACCGCCGTGCTGTTCCCGATGCTGGAGATCGCGCCCGTGCCGGACCTGCTGCGATTACAAGAACAAGTGTCGCATGTTGAACAGGCGAATCTTGCAATTTTCATCAGCCCGAATGCCGTGAAATATGGCATGGCGGCCACCGGGGGCAAAGTGCCGGCTCGTGTTGCGACGGTGGGTGAGGGGAGCGCGAAAGCGCTGCGAGCGCTAGGCATTGCGCATGTGATCGTGCCTGTCGAGCGATTCGATAGTGAAGGTTTGTTAGCACGGCCTGAATTACAAAACATCGACGGCTGGCATGTGATGATTTTTCGCGGTGACGGCGGTCGCGAGTTACTGGGAGATACTTTGCGCGAGAGGGGCGCACGCGTGGAATATGTGACCTGTTATCTGCGCTGCAAGCCGCAATGTCCGGTGAGCGAGCTGGCCGGTGTCGATTTGATTACCGTGACCAGCAGCGAGGCGCTGAACCATTTGTCTCAGATGATCGTTGATTCAAAGGAGGTTTTTGACAGGCCGCTGTTTGTCATACACCCGCGTATCGCCGAATTGGCGAAGCGCTTGGGATGGTCGAAGGTTCATCTGACGGAGTCGGGGGATGACGGTTTGCTGGCAGGGCTGCAGGCATGGGCAAAATCCGGGGTTCAGGCGTAA
- the hemC gene encoding hydroxymethylbilane synthase, which produces MSPASSTLPTPPARLVIASRESALAMWQAEHIRDRLRALYPQTDVSILGMTTQGDQILDVSLSKIGGKGLFVKELETALEDGRADFAVHSLKDVPMVLPEGFVLAAIGEREDPHDAFVSNNYENLAALPAGSVVGTSSLRRESQLRARFPHLVIEPLRGNVQTRLRKLDEGLYAAIILAAAGLKRLGLATRIRAVISSEDSLPAVGQGALGIECRADRLDVIAALQPLHHPDTAACVFAERAMSRALNGSCQVPLGGFAEVQNGQLRMRGFVASPDGQRVIRAEAMGEIAAPEALGGQIAKSLLAQGAGEILAALNG; this is translated from the coding sequence ATGAGTCCAGCTTCCTCAACTTTACCCACTCCACCGGCACGTCTGGTCATAGCATCGCGTGAAAGCGCGCTGGCCATGTGGCAAGCCGAACATATCAGAGACAGGCTGCGTGCATTATATCCGCAAACCGACGTCAGTATTCTCGGTATGACGACACAAGGCGATCAGATTTTAGATGTCAGTCTGTCAAAAATTGGCGGCAAAGGTCTGTTTGTGAAGGAATTGGAGACCGCACTGGAAGACGGACGTGCGGATTTCGCAGTGCATTCACTCAAAGACGTGCCTATGGTTTTGCCGGAAGGTTTTGTGCTGGCGGCAATCGGCGAACGCGAAGATCCGCATGACGCATTTGTCTCGAACAACTACGAAAATCTGGCGGCGTTGCCCGCGGGCTCCGTGGTGGGTACATCCAGTTTGCGCCGCGAAAGCCAGTTGCGCGCACGTTTCCCGCATCTGGTGATCGAACCGCTGCGCGGCAATGTGCAGACGCGTTTGCGCAAACTCGACGAAGGTCTGTATGCCGCGATTATTCTTGCGGCAGCAGGCTTGAAGCGACTGGGGCTGGCTACTCGCATTCGGGCTGTGATTTCCAGCGAAGACAGTCTGCCGGCTGTCGGGCAAGGCGCGCTGGGTATCGAATGCCGTGCGGATCGACTGGACGTGATCGCTGCGTTGCAGCCCTTGCATCACCCAGATACGGCCGCCTGTGTGTTTGCGGAACGTGCGATGAGTCGCGCGCTCAACGGCAGTTGTCAGGTGCCGCTGGGCGGGTTTGCCGAGGTACAAAACGGTCAGTTGCGTATGCGAGGCTTTGTCGCCAGTCCCGATGGGCAGCGCGTGATCCGCGCCGAAGCGATGGGTGAGATCGCGGCACCGGAAGCATTGGGCGGGCAAATCGCCAAGTCGCTCTTGGCGCAAGGGGCAGGGGAAATTTTAGCCGCTTTAAATGGCTAA
- the ppc gene encoding phosphoenolpyruvate carboxylase, producing the protein MNLFSAPADISSKDLPFREDVRLLGRILGDTLREQEGEATFQLVENVRRSAVRFRKTQDERDGEQLEQMLDALSPSETLAVVRAFSYFSQLTNIAEDLHHNRRHRAHLKAGSSPKNGSLMLALDRIEEKQVSPEAMQAFLDSALISPVLTAHPTEVQRKSILDCHLIISSLLSNRDRIEMTPDELAENENALRRFVLILWQTRMLRTAKLTVRDEIRNGLEFYRYTFLTEIPKLYANLEKQLEARFDKDIKIPALLKVGSWIGGDRDGNPFVTHDVMQYAVQQHSELAFEHYLNETHILGTRLSLTDRLVDVSDELRAMSDASPDNAVSRTDEPYRRALIMIYSRLSATAGKLGHEISHLPPVDKAAAPYATPAQFIADLDVLIESLNRHGAIYLARGRLANLRRSAEIFGFHLAPLDMRQHSAIHEQTVSELLAHSGVMANYSELDEAARREILLTTLQAAKPLMGKIDQYSDIAQSELRIMQAAADIHQRFGRAALPNHIISKADAVSDMLELALMLQQVNLLEGRDALHINIIPLFETIEDLRSCGPIMDELFAIPYYRQLLACRGNTQEVMLGYSDSNKDGGYITANWELYKAELELVKVFAKYGVELRLFHGRGGTVGRGGGPSYEAILAQPPGSVNGQIRITEQGEVISSKYSNPEIGQRNLETLVAATMEATLLHHHGADSAMPEFHRIMEALSLDAFAAYRKLVYETPGFTEYFFTATPIREIAELNIGSRPSARRASDRIEDLRAIPWVFSWGLNRTLLPGWLGFGSAVKQFIAREGDDGLAQLQTMYREWPFFRGLMSNMDMVLSKTDMGIASRYAALVEDVEMRERIFGAIHSEWQDTVELLFSVTRNDALLQENPSFARSLLSRTPYIDPLNHLQVALLEHHRAGNTDELVKRAIHLTINGIATGLRNSG; encoded by the coding sequence ATGAACTTATTTTCTGCCCCTGCCGACATTTCCAGTAAAGACCTGCCCTTCCGCGAAGACGTGCGCCTGCTAGGCCGTATCTTAGGCGATACGCTGCGCGAACAGGAGGGTGAAGCGACCTTCCAGCTGGTCGAAAACGTGCGCCGCTCAGCGGTACGCTTTCGCAAGACTCAGGACGAACGCGATGGAGAACAGCTCGAGCAGATGCTCGATGCATTAAGCCCCAGCGAAACGCTGGCCGTGGTGCGCGCCTTCAGCTACTTCTCGCAACTGACCAATATCGCCGAGGATTTGCACCACAACCGCCGCCATCGCGCCCATCTGAAAGCCGGTTCATCGCCTAAAAACGGCAGCCTGATGCTCGCGCTCGACCGTATCGAAGAAAAACAGGTCAGCCCTGAAGCGATGCAAGCCTTTCTGGACAGCGCACTGATCTCTCCGGTACTGACCGCGCATCCGACCGAAGTACAGCGCAAAAGCATACTGGACTGCCATCTGATCATCTCCAGCCTGCTATCCAACCGCGACCGGATAGAGATGACGCCGGACGAGCTGGCAGAAAACGAAAATGCGCTGCGTCGCTTCGTGCTGATTCTGTGGCAGACGCGCATGCTGCGCACCGCAAAATTGACGGTGCGCGACGAAATTCGCAACGGTCTGGAGTTCTACCGTTACACCTTCCTGACTGAAATTCCAAAGCTGTATGCGAATCTGGAAAAGCAGCTGGAGGCGCGCTTCGACAAGGACATCAAGATTCCCGCACTGCTCAAGGTCGGCAGCTGGATAGGCGGCGACCGCGACGGCAATCCTTTCGTCACCCACGATGTGATGCAGTATGCGGTGCAACAGCACTCCGAACTCGCATTCGAACACTACCTCAATGAGACGCATATTTTGGGCACGCGCCTGTCGCTGACCGATCGCCTAGTCGATGTCAGTGACGAATTGCGCGCGATGTCCGATGCCTCCCCCGACAATGCGGTGAGCCGCACAGATGAACCGTACCGCCGCGCGCTGATCATGATTTATTCGCGCCTGTCGGCTACAGCAGGAAAACTGGGACACGAAATATCGCATCTTCCGCCGGTCGATAAAGCGGCAGCGCCTTACGCGACACCGGCGCAGTTCATCGCCGATCTGGATGTTTTGATTGAATCACTCAATCGTCATGGCGCGATCTATCTGGCGCGCGGCCGCCTGGCCAACTTGCGCCGCTCAGCAGAAATCTTCGGCTTTCATCTGGCGCCGCTGGATATGCGGCAGCACAGCGCCATCCACGAACAAACCGTCAGCGAATTGCTGGCTCACAGCGGTGTCATGGCGAACTACAGCGAACTCGATGAAGCTGCGCGCCGCGAAATTCTGCTCACCACCTTGCAGGCTGCGAAGCCGCTGATGGGTAAAATCGATCAATATTCCGATATCGCACAGAGCGAATTGCGCATCATGCAGGCCGCAGCCGACATTCATCAGCGCTTTGGCCGCGCCGCTCTGCCCAATCACATCATCTCGAAAGCGGATGCAGTGAGCGATATGCTGGAACTGGCACTGATGCTGCAGCAGGTCAATCTGCTCGAAGGGCGTGACGCGCTGCATATCAACATCATTCCTCTGTTCGAAACCATCGAAGATCTGCGCAGCTGCGGACCTATCATGGACGAACTGTTCGCCATTCCCTATTACCGCCAACTGCTGGCCTGCCGGGGAAATACGCAGGAAGTCATGCTGGGCTATTCGGACAGCAACAAGGATGGCGGTTACATCACCGCGAACTGGGAACTGTACAAAGCCGAACTAGAACTGGTCAAAGTGTTCGCTAAATACGGCGTTGAACTGCGCCTGTTCCATGGTCGTGGCGGCACCGTCGGTCGCGGCGGTGGCCCAAGCTATGAAGCGATTCTGGCGCAGCCACCCGGCAGCGTAAACGGGCAGATTCGCATCACCGAACAGGGTGAAGTGATTTCCAGCAAATACTCCAACCCTGAAATCGGTCAGCGCAATCTGGAAACGCTGGTGGCTGCCACCATGGAAGCGACCTTGCTGCATCATCACGGCGCGGACAGTGCAATGCCGGAATTTCACCGCATCATGGAGGCCTTGAGCCTCGATGCCTTTGCTGCCTACCGCAAGCTGGTTTATGAGACACCCGGATTTACCGAGTATTTTTTCACCGCCACGCCGATACGCGAAATTGCAGAACTTAACATCGGCAGCCGCCCTTCCGCACGCCGCGCCTCCGATCGCATCGAAGATCTGCGCGCGATCCCCTGGGTATTCAGCTGGGGATTAAACCGCACGCTGCTACCGGGCTGGCTGGGATTCGGCAGCGCAGTCAAGCAATTTATCGCACGCGAAGGCGACGATGGCCTAGCACAATTGCAGACAATGTACCGGGAATGGCCGTTTTTCCGCGGCCTGATGTCGAACATGGATATGGTTCTGTCCAAGACCGATATGGGCATTGCATCGCGCTACGCGGCGCTGGTTGAAGATGTAGAAATGCGTGAACGGATCTTCGGCGCTATCCACAGCGAGTGGCAGGACACCGTCGAATTGCTGTTTTCCGTGACACGCAACGATGCACTGTTGCAGGAAAATCCGTCATTTGCACGCAGCCTGCTCAGCCGCACACCGTATATCGATCCGCTCAACCACTTGCAAGTCGCCTTGCTGGAACATCACCGGGCCGGCAACACCGACGAACTGGTCAAACGGGCGATCCACCTGACCATCAACGGCATCGCAACCGGCTTGCGCAACAGCGGTTAA
- a CDS encoding pentapeptide repeat-containing protein yields the protein MKKLLLGSAVLLAMINSSWACTLKPNTNCYQASLSGQKIEQLDLHGILLGGADLTKANLSKSNLTRANLNEARLNGANLSGTDLSYATMFFANLTGANLTGTNFSNAGLKGVNFSEANLTDANFTGAKLEEATFSKATFCRTLMPTGMTNNANCPAEKAAGAAATDALSINGCVIAPRSVCLNASLVEANLGSANLAGAQLYMANLAQANLFKANLGRANLTEANLARANLTRANLSQVNLTDANLNKAILRGAQLVRANLNGAVMLNADLTDADLSGANIAEATLTGAIFCNTLMPDSRVNNSSCVLEKPAAPVEVATPAVQDAKEPAKAKPRRR from the coding sequence TTGAAAAAACTGCTGCTGGGTTCCGCTGTATTGCTTGCCATGATCAACTCGAGTTGGGCTTGTACCTTGAAACCCAATACCAACTGCTATCAGGCTTCACTTTCTGGACAAAAAATTGAGCAGCTTGATTTGCATGGCATTCTGCTCGGGGGTGCCGATTTAACGAAGGCGAATTTGAGTAAATCCAATTTGACGCGTGCCAATCTTAACGAGGCGCGCCTGAACGGTGCGAATCTATCTGGTACGGATTTGAGTTATGCCACGATGTTTTTCGCGAATCTGACGGGTGCGAATCTGACGGGTACTAATTTTTCAAATGCCGGCCTCAAAGGGGTCAATTTTAGCGAGGCGAATCTGACCGATGCCAACTTTACCGGTGCCAAGCTAGAAGAAGCAACTTTTTCTAAGGCGACGTTTTGCCGGACCTTGATGCCAACCGGTATGACGAACAACGCCAACTGCCCGGCAGAAAAAGCCGCCGGGGCCGCAGCGACGGACGCGCTGTCGATCAACGGTTGCGTGATTGCACCGCGCAGTGTGTGTCTGAATGCATCACTGGTTGAAGCCAATCTGGGCTCAGCAAATCTGGCAGGTGCACAGCTCTACATGGCGAATCTGGCGCAGGCCAATCTGTTCAAGGCGAATTTGGGCCGCGCCAATCTGACAGAAGCGAATCTGGCGCGCGCTAATTTGACCCGTGCCAATCTGTCTCAGGTTAACTTGACCGATGCGAATCTGAACAAGGCGATTTTGCGCGGTGCTCAACTGGTTCGTGCTAATTTGAACGGCGCTGTGATGTTGAATGCAGATCTGACCGATGCAGATTTGTCTGGCGCTAATATCGCGGAAGCGACGCTGACGGGTGCAATTTTTTGCAATACGCTGATGCCGGATAGTCGGGTGAATAATAGTAGCTGCGTACTTGAAAAACCTGCGGCTCCTGTCGAGGTTGCGACACCGGCTGTTCAGGATGCAAAGGAGCCTGCAAAGGCTAAACCACGCCGCAGATAA
- a CDS encoding 2-isopropylmalate synthase: MTDKLIIFDTTLRDGEQSPGAAMTREKKIRIARQLEKLGVDVIEAGFAAASPGDFEAVKAVAETIKESTVCSLARASENDVRRAGEAIQPARSGRIHTFIATSPIHMQHKLRMNEDQVIERAVQAVKWALEYTDDVEFSAEDAVRSDMNFLVRVFDEVIRAGAKTLNVPDTVGYSIPAAWGERIKQLIAQVPGSDKVIWSTHCHNDLGLAVANSLSAVMSGARQVECTINGLGERAGNASLEEVVMAVKTRRDVFNLDTRIDTTQIVNTSKLVSSITGYPVQPNKAIVGANAFAHESGIHQDGVLKHRETYEIMRAEDVGWNANKLTLGKLSGRNALRSRFTALHIEFASEDAFNAAFARFKELADRKHEIFDEDLQALVSDEAIAQVDEHYRLVSLRAHCETGILPVARVVMSIGSETREAELHGGGPVDAAFKAIEKIVHSGTELQLYSVNNITSGTDAQGEVTVRLAKGGRIVNGQGADTDIVVASAKAYLNALNKLHGNSERAHPQV, from the coding sequence ATGACAGACAAGTTAATTATTTTCGATACCACCTTGCGCGATGGCGAGCAGAGTCCGGGTGCGGCAATGACTCGCGAGAAGAAAATCCGCATTGCACGCCAGCTGGAAAAGCTCGGCGTGGATGTCATCGAGGCGGGATTCGCGGCTGCGAGTCCGGGGGATTTTGAGGCGGTTAAAGCGGTTGCCGAAACCATCAAGGAATCGACGGTGTGTTCCTTGGCGCGCGCCAGCGAGAACGATGTACGCCGTGCCGGTGAGGCAATACAGCCCGCCCGTTCGGGTCGTATCCATACTTTTATCGCGACCAGCCCTATTCATATGCAGCATAAGTTGCGTATGAACGAAGATCAGGTGATTGAACGCGCGGTTCAAGCCGTCAAATGGGCGCTTGAATATACCGACGATGTCGAATTCTCCGCAGAGGATGCGGTACGTTCAGACATGAATTTTTTGGTGCGCGTATTTGATGAGGTCATCCGTGCCGGTGCTAAGACCTTGAATGTACCCGACACGGTTGGCTATTCGATTCCCGCAGCCTGGGGCGAGCGTATCAAGCAGTTGATCGCGCAGGTGCCGGGCTCTGACAAGGTGATCTGGTCTACGCACTGCCACAACGATCTGGGGCTGGCGGTGGCCAATTCGCTGTCGGCGGTGATGAGCGGCGCGCGTCAGGTCGAGTGTACGATCAATGGACTGGGGGAACGTGCCGGCAATGCGTCCTTAGAAGAAGTCGTCATGGCGGTCAAAACCCGCCGTGACGTGTTTAATCTCGACACGCGTATCGATACGACTCAGATCGTCAACACGTCCAAGCTGGTGTCCAGCATTACCGGATATCCGGTGCAGCCTAACAAGGCGATCGTGGGTGCAAATGCTTTTGCGCATGAGTCAGGTATACATCAGGACGGCGTGTTAAAGCATCGCGAAACTTACGAGATCATGCGTGCAGAAGATGTGGGCTGGAATGCCAACAAACTCACGCTGGGCAAACTTTCGGGGCGCAATGCACTGCGTTCCCGCTTCACCGCTTTGCATATCGAATTCGCCTCGGAAGACGCATTTAATGCGGCTTTTGCCAGATTTAAGGAGCTGGCTGACCGCAAACATGAAATTTTCGACGAGGACTTGCAGGCGCTGGTCAGTGATGAAGCCATCGCGCAAGTCGATGAGCATTACCGGTTGGTGTCTTTGCGCGCCCATTGTGAAACGGGCATCTTGCCGGTTGCTCGCGTTGTAATGAGCATCGGTTCAGAGACACGCGAGGCGGAACTGCATGGCGGCGGACCTGTGGATGCGGCCTTCAAGGCGATTGAGAAAATCGTGCACAGCGGTACCGAATTGCAGTTATATTCTGTCAACAACATCACCAGCGGTACCGATGCGCAGGGCGAGGTGACGGTGCGACTGGCCAAGGGTGGCCGGATTGTCAACGGGCAGGGTGCGGATACCGATATCGTGGTGGCATCGGCCAAGGCCTATTTGAATGCGCTGAACAAATTGCACGGCAATTCGGAGCGCGCACATCCGCAAGTTTGA
- the pssA gene encoding CDP-diacylglycerol--serine O-phosphatidyltransferase — MDEYTTRKPMNLRRRGIYLLPNLFTTGALFAGFYAIVQSMNGKFEYAAVAIFVAMVLDGLDGRVARMTHTQSEFGAQYDSLSDMVSFGVAPSLVMYEWALKGLGKWGWFAAFIYCVATALRLARFNTNIEVVDKNYFQGLPSPAAAALVAGFVWVMLDYGYSGETLRWYAATLTVFAGLSMVSNLPFYSFKTINMRKSVPFLVVFLAAMFFVLISSDPPRVLFAIFLCYALSGFVMWFVKRRSKPIA; from the coding sequence ATGGACGAATACACTACACGCAAGCCAATGAATTTACGCAGACGCGGCATTTATCTGTTGCCGAATCTGTTTACCACCGGTGCGCTGTTCGCAGGTTTTTACGCCATCGTGCAATCGATGAACGGTAAATTCGAATATGCGGCTGTCGCTATTTTTGTCGCGATGGTGCTCGATGGCTTAGACGGCCGGGTGGCGCGCATGACACACACACAGAGCGAGTTCGGTGCACAGTACGATAGTTTGTCCGACATGGTGTCCTTTGGTGTTGCACCGTCCTTGGTCATGTATGAATGGGCTTTAAAAGGACTCGGAAAATGGGGCTGGTTCGCGGCCTTTATCTACTGCGTTGCCACGGCTTTGCGCCTTGCACGTTTCAACACCAATATCGAGGTCGTCGATAAAAATTATTTCCAGGGCCTGCCCAGCCCAGCAGCAGCGGCCTTGGTGGCAGGTTTTGTTTGGGTGATGCTCGATTACGGTTATTCCGGAGAGACCTTGCGCTGGTATGCGGCAACTCTGACAGTGTTCGCCGGCTTGAGCATGGTGAGCAATCTGCCTTTTTACAGTTTTAAAACAATCAATATGCGCAAGAGTGTGCCGTTTCTGGTTGTTTTTCTCGCGGCTATGTTCTTTGTACTGATTTCAAGTGACCCGCCACGCGTACTGTTTGCAATTTTTCTTTGCTACGCGTTATCGGGATTTGTGATGTGGTTTGTGAAGCGGCGCAGCAAGCCCATTGCGTGA
- the ilvC gene encoding ketol-acid reductoisomerase: MKVFYDKDADLSLIKGRQVTIVGYGSQGHAHAQNLRDSGVNVTVGLRKDGASWAKAQAAGLNVAEVADAVKAADVVMILLPDETIPEVYHRDIAPNMKVGAALAFAHGFNVHYNQVVPRADVDVIMIAPKGPGHTVRSEYLKGGGVPSLIAVFQDKSGKARDIALSYAAANGGTKGGVIETNFREETETDLFGEQAVLCGGAVELVKAGFETLTEAGYAPEMAYFECLHELKLIVDLMYEGGIANMNYSISNNAEYGEYVTGHRVIADQARAAMKECLTNIQNGNYAKQFILEGRTNYPEMTARRRLNAEHPIEVVGGQLRAMMPWIGKNKLVDQSKN, encoded by the coding sequence ATGAAAGTTTTTTACGATAAAGATGCAGACCTGTCATTGATCAAGGGCCGTCAGGTCACCATCGTGGGCTACGGCTCACAAGGGCACGCTCACGCGCAAAACCTGCGCGATTCTGGTGTGAACGTCACCGTCGGTTTGCGTAAAGACGGCGCATCATGGGCTAAAGCTCAGGCCGCAGGTCTTAATGTGGCTGAAGTGGCCGATGCAGTTAAGGCCGCTGACGTTGTGATGATTTTGTTGCCGGACGAAACGATTCCTGAAGTCTACCATCGCGATATCGCGCCTAACATGAAGGTAGGCGCTGCACTGGCATTCGCTCACGGCTTTAACGTTCACTACAATCAAGTCGTGCCCCGCGCAGACGTGGACGTCATCATGATTGCACCTAAGGGCCCTGGCCACACCGTGCGTTCCGAATACTTGAAGGGCGGCGGCGTACCTTCTTTGATCGCGGTATTTCAGGATAAATCAGGCAAGGCACGCGACATCGCATTGTCTTACGCGGCGGCAAACGGCGGTACCAAGGGCGGCGTAATCGAAACCAATTTCCGCGAAGAAACTGAAACCGACCTGTTCGGTGAACAGGCTGTTTTGTGCGGCGGCGCAGTTGAACTGGTTAAAGCCGGTTTCGAGACACTGACCGAAGCCGGTTATGCGCCTGAAATGGCGTACTTCGAATGTCTGCATGAGTTGAAGTTGATCGTGGATCTGATGTACGAAGGCGGTATTGCCAACATGAACTATTCGATCTCCAACAACGCAGAATACGGCGAATATGTCACCGGTCACCGCGTAATCGCTGATCAGGCACGTGCCGCGATGAAGGAATGTCTGACTAACATCCAGAACGGTAACTACGCTAAGCAGTTCATTCTGGAAGGCCGTACCAACTATCCTGAAATGACAGCCCGTCGCCGTTTGAATGCGGAGCATCCGATCGAAGTGGTTGGTGGTCAGTTGCGCGCGATGATGCCTTGGATCGGTAAAAACAAGCTGGTTGATCAGTCTAAGAACTAA
- the ilvN gene encoding acetolactate synthase small subunit, translating into MRHIISLLMENEAGALSRVAGLFSARGYNIESLTVAPTEDASLSRMTIVTSGSDAIIEQITKQLNKLIDVVSVMDLSEGEHIERELMLVKLRAEGDARDELKRMTDIFRGRILDVTDHTYTIELTGNRVKLDSFIDAIGRDLILETVRTGASGIGRGNRILSL; encoded by the coding sequence ATGCGCCATATTATTTCCTTGTTGATGGAAAATGAAGCGGGTGCACTGTCGCGCGTGGCGGGGTTATTCTCCGCGCGCGGTTATAATATCGAGTCGCTAACAGTCGCGCCAACCGAAGACGCAAGTCTGTCGCGCATGACCATCGTTACCAGCGGTTCTGATGCCATCATCGAGCAGATCACCAAGCAGCTCAATAAACTGATCGACGTGGTGTCGGTGATGGATTTGAGTGAAGGTGAGCACATTGAGCGCGAACTGATGCTGGTTAAATTGCGTGCTGAAGGGGATGCGCGCGATGAACTCAAGCGCATGACGGATATCTTCCGCGGGCGGATTCTGGATGTGACGGATCATACTTATACCATTGAGCTGACGGGAAATCGCGTCAAGCTGGACAGTTTTATCGATGCAATCGGACGTGATCTGATACTGGAAACGGTTCGTACCGGCGCTTCCGGTATCGGGCGTGGCAACCGGATACTGAGTTTGTAG